A stretch of Brevundimonas naejangsanensis DNA encodes these proteins:
- a CDS encoding Ppx/GppA phosphatase family protein — MSPEREYDSQQIAVIDIGSNSVRLVLYRLEGRAVWTMFNEKVLAGLGRDLTATRRLSEPGVAMAMTALRRFAAVIEGVQPDQVLVAATAAVREAEDGPAFCERVVAETGLRIRVLSGEEEAKYSALGVLAGDPGARGVAADMGGASLELTRIGDGPRGKGVTLPLGPFALLEAKGFDAERLRARIAKRLEPVQDAYAAQTLYAVGGAWRSLAQMHMAMVDHPIRIVHQYAMSAADARDMARLVARQSKASLEKLPGVSKRRAETLPYAALVLEGLIDQLGLVSVSFSAWGVREGLLYHGLTPAMRAIDPLLAGCSAWGGRQGVDPALPRALDGWLQSVVSALPEVFGEERDALLTASVCRLADLGARLHPDHRINLVFDQVLWSPIPGQTHAERAFMAVAMNARYGGDAKTPAPEAIRRLLSEQGQKRARALGLAMRLACDLSGRSPQLLANATATVEKGALRVTAASGYADMLLGEQTKRRAKALAEAMDLALKI, encoded by the coding sequence ATGAGCCCCGAGCGCGAATACGATTCGCAGCAGATCGCGGTCATCGACATCGGCTCCAACTCGGTGCGCCTGGTACTGTACCGGCTGGAGGGCCGGGCCGTCTGGACCATGTTCAACGAGAAGGTCCTGGCGGGCCTGGGCCGCGACCTGACCGCCACCCGGCGGCTGTCGGAGCCGGGCGTGGCCATGGCCATGACGGCGCTGCGCCGCTTCGCCGCCGTGATCGAGGGCGTCCAGCCGGACCAGGTGCTGGTCGCCGCCACCGCCGCCGTGCGCGAGGCCGAGGACGGCCCCGCCTTCTGCGAGCGCGTGGTCGCCGAGACGGGGCTGCGCATCCGCGTGCTGAGCGGCGAGGAAGAGGCGAAATACTCGGCCCTGGGCGTGCTGGCAGGCGACCCCGGCGCGCGCGGCGTGGCGGCCGACATGGGCGGCGCCAGCCTGGAGCTCACGCGCATCGGCGACGGTCCCCGCGGCAAGGGGGTGACGCTGCCGCTGGGCCCCTTCGCCCTGCTGGAGGCCAAGGGGTTCGACGCCGAGCGCCTGCGCGCCCGCATCGCCAAGCGGCTAGAGCCGGTTCAGGACGCCTATGCGGCCCAGACGCTCTACGCCGTCGGCGGCGCCTGGCGCAGCCTGGCCCAGATGCACATGGCCATGGTCGACCACCCGATCCGCATCGTCCACCAGTACGCCATGAGCGCCGCCGACGCGCGCGACATGGCCCGGCTGGTCGCGCGCCAGTCCAAGGCGTCGCTGGAGAAGCTGCCGGGGGTGTCCAAGCGCCGCGCCGAGACCCTGCCCTACGCCGCCCTGGTGCTGGAGGGGCTGATCGATCAGCTGGGCCTGGTCTCGGTCAGCTTTTCAGCCTGGGGGGTGCGCGAAGGCCTGCTCTATCACGGCCTGACGCCGGCCATGCGGGCCATCGACCCCCTGCTGGCCGGCTGTTCGGCCTGGGGCGGCCGTCAGGGCGTGGACCCGGCCCTGCCCCGAGCCCTCGACGGCTGGCTGCAATCGGTCGTCTCGGCCCTGCCGGAAGTGTTCGGTGAGGAGCGCGACGCCCTGCTGACGGCCTCGGTCTGCCGCCTGGCCGACCTGGGCGCGCGCCTGCATCCCGACCATCGCATCAACCTCGTCTTCGATCAGGTGCTGTGGTCGCCGATTCCCGGCCAGACCCACGCCGAGCGCGCCTTCATGGCCGTGGCGATGAACGCACGCTACGGCGGCGACGCCAAGACGCCCGCGCCCGAGGCCATCCGGCGTCTTCTGTCCGAACAGGGCCAAAAGCGGGCCCGCGCCCTGGGCCTGGCCATGCGACTGGCCTGCGACCTGTCGGGCCGCTCGCCGCAACTGCTGGCCAACGCCACGGCCACGGTCGAAAAGGGCGCGCTGCGGGTCACGGCGGCCAGCGGCTACGCCGACATGCTGCTGGGCGAACAGACGAAACGGCGCGCCAAGGCCTTGGCCGAAGCGATGGATCTGGCGCTGAAGATCTAA
- the rnd gene encoding ribonuclease D — MTPITTNDALIAFCERLAKAPYITVDTEFMRETTYWPKLCLIQAAASPTDAAIIDPMAEGLDLTPFLDILRDESILKVFHAARQDVEIFNKLGAMPRPLFDTQVAAMAAGFGDQVSYEALVRQMLRQELDKGSRFTDWARRPLSDAQLTYAVGDVTHLAALYPKLRDRLQKEGRLDWVMSEMGAVTDPALYDTSPENAWKRLKPKKFNAKYLAAFVAVAVWRERAAQERDQPRGRILKDEAIDEIAVQAPTDPDAFNRLRSVPKGFGGSRLGLELAAELKRVLADPEAHAPKLERPAHNQPAPPSVVELLKVLLKAKSDNAGVASKLIATVSDLEKIALNDHADVEAMKGWRRQLFGEDALKLKRGEIALVLNGARVEVVEIEG, encoded by the coding sequence ATGACGCCAATCACCACCAATGACGCGCTGATCGCCTTCTGCGAGCGTTTGGCCAAGGCCCCGTACATCACCGTTGATACGGAATTCATGCGGGAAACCACCTACTGGCCCAAGCTGTGCCTGATCCAGGCCGCGGCTTCGCCTACGGACGCCGCCATCATCGACCCGATGGCCGAGGGGCTGGATTTGACCCCCTTCCTCGACATCCTGCGCGACGAATCGATTCTGAAGGTCTTCCACGCCGCCCGGCAGGACGTGGAGATCTTCAACAAGCTGGGCGCCATGCCGCGTCCGCTGTTCGACACCCAGGTCGCCGCCATGGCCGCCGGTTTCGGCGATCAGGTCAGCTATGAGGCCCTGGTCCGCCAGATGCTGCGCCAGGAGCTGGACAAGGGCAGCCGCTTCACCGACTGGGCGCGCCGTCCGCTCAGCGACGCCCAACTGACCTATGCGGTCGGCGACGTGACGCACCTGGCCGCCCTCTATCCCAAGCTGCGCGACCGGCTGCAGAAGGAAGGCCGCCTGGACTGGGTCATGTCGGAAATGGGCGCGGTCACGGACCCGGCGCTCTACGACACCTCGCCCGAGAACGCCTGGAAGCGGCTGAAGCCCAAGAAGTTCAACGCCAAATACCTGGCCGCCTTCGTCGCCGTCGCCGTGTGGCGCGAGCGCGCGGCCCAAGAGCGCGACCAGCCGCGCGGCCGCATCCTCAAGGACGAGGCCATCGACGAAATCGCCGTCCAGGCGCCGACCGACCCCGACGCCTTCAACCGCCTGCGCTCGGTGCCCAAGGGCTTCGGCGGCTCGCGCCTGGGGCTGGAGCTGGCGGCCGAGTTGAAGCGTGTCCTGGCCGACCCGGAGGCCCATGCGCCCAAGCTGGAACGTCCGGCCCACAATCAGCCGGCCCCGCCCTCGGTGGTCGAACTGCTGAAGGTGCTGCTGAAAGCCAAGAGCGACAATGCCGGCGTGGCCTCCAAGCTGATCGCCACGGTCTCCGACCTCGAGAAGATCGCGCTGAACGACCACGCCGACGTCGAGGCCATGAAGGGCTGGCGCCGCCAGTTGTTCGGCGAGGACGCGCTGAAGCTCAAGCGCGGCGAGATCGCCCTGGTGCTGAACGGCGCCCGCGTCGAAGTGGTCGAGATCGAGGGCTGA
- the purM gene encoding phosphoribosylformylglycinamidine cyclo-ligase, producing the protein MSDTPEALKNGLTYADAGVDIDAGEMLVNAIKPLAKSTRRPGAEASLGGFGALFDLKAAGFEDPLIVTTTDGVGTKLKIAIETGRHDGVGVDLVAMCVNDLLAQGAEPLMFLDYYATGKLDVDAARRVVAGIAEGCRQSGSALVGGETAEMPGMYSGGDYDLAGFSVGAVERGKVLPYLDQQKPGDVIIGLASSGPHSNGYSLIRKVVEKSGLAWGDDAPFAKDLSLAQALMEPTRIYVKPVLPLMKAGLVKGAAHITGGGLIENPPRCIAEGLEASFDWDAWPMPAVFQWLAETGGISDHEMRRTFNCGVGFILIVAPENVEPVLAALLNAGETAFVCGQLQAA; encoded by the coding sequence ATGAGCGACACCCCCGAAGCCCTGAAAAACGGCCTCACCTACGCCGATGCGGGCGTGGACATCGACGCCGGAGAAATGCTGGTCAACGCCATCAAGCCCCTGGCCAAGTCGACGCGCCGCCCCGGCGCCGAGGCCTCGCTGGGCGGATTCGGCGCCCTGTTCGACCTGAAGGCCGCCGGGTTCGAGGACCCGCTGATCGTCACCACGACGGACGGCGTGGGCACCAAGCTGAAGATCGCCATCGAAACCGGCCGTCATGACGGCGTGGGCGTCGATCTGGTCGCCATGTGCGTCAACGACCTGCTGGCGCAGGGCGCCGAGCCGCTGATGTTCCTGGACTACTACGCCACCGGCAAGCTGGACGTGGACGCCGCGCGCCGCGTCGTCGCCGGCATCGCCGAAGGCTGCCGCCAGTCGGGCAGCGCCCTGGTGGGCGGCGAGACGGCCGAAATGCCGGGCATGTATTCGGGCGGCGACTACGACCTGGCCGGCTTCTCGGTCGGCGCGGTCGAGCGCGGCAAGGTCCTGCCCTATCTGGACCAGCAGAAGCCGGGCGACGTCATCATCGGCCTGGCCTCCTCGGGTCCGCACTCGAACGGCTATTCGCTGATCCGCAAGGTGGTCGAGAAGTCCGGCCTGGCCTGGGGCGACGACGCCCCCTTCGCCAAGGACCTGTCCCTGGCCCAGGCCCTGATGGAGCCGACCCGCATCTATGTGAAGCCGGTCCTGCCGCTGATGAAGGCGGGCCTGGTCAAGGGCGCGGCCCACATCACGGGCGGCGGCCTGATCGAGAACCCGCCGCGCTGCATCGCCGAGGGCCTGGAAGCCAGCTTCGACTGGGACGCCTGGCCGATGCCCGCCGTCTTCCAGTGGCTGGCCGAGACCGGCGGCATTTCGGACCACGAGATGCGCCGCACCTTCAACTGCGGCGTGGGCTTCATCCTGATCGTCGCGCCCGAGAACGTCGAGCCCGTGCTGGCCGCCCTGCTGAACGCGGGCGAGACGGCGTTTGTGTGCGGGCAGCTGCAGGCGGCGTAA
- a CDS encoding S10 family peptidase, with product MRRLLTAACAAALLAAPAVSMAQEAASGGSGPIRSAADRLRNANAEQIEKNWARATAEEQEVTTSHSITAHGRAMRYKATAGTLTVRNDAGMPTASLFYVAYTLDGQPVGRRPITFMYNGGPGSPTIWLHMGAFGPVRVQTDSPVVERPAPFNVAPNDMTLLDKTDLVFIDMVGAGYSRPLGETPGSTFWGVDQDADTFTRAIMRYTTKFNRWSSPKYVLGESYGTLRTGAVAHQLEERGMALNGVVLLSSIMNYGVRQPGYAQNFITLLPTYAATAWYHNKVPNRSATVEEHVQRARDFAMGPYAAALAKGHLISDAERAQIAQQMSELIGISPTVIDQANLRLELSPFRKELLRDRRQTIGRLDTRYLGIDANAIGGSPEEDPSSSAVTGAYFGIFRDYVATTLNYRTDLDYRQSARGLPGFDWDWSHRPPVGGPQTTPNTAVDLATTMRRNPHLKVLALNGYYDAATPFFSTEYDLAQMMLEPHLRDNLEFTYYEGGHMMYTSRKALEQLYTDMAKFYDETQNGGLR from the coding sequence ATGCGTCGTTTGTTGACCGCCGCCTGCGCTGCGGCCCTGTTGGCCGCGCCGGCCGTTTCCATGGCTCAGGAAGCCGCTTCGGGCGGTTCGGGGCCGATCCGCTCGGCCGCCGATCGCCTGCGCAACGCCAACGCCGAGCAGATCGAGAAGAACTGGGCTCGCGCCACGGCCGAAGAGCAGGAGGTGACGACCAGCCATTCGATCACCGCCCACGGCCGCGCCATGCGCTACAAGGCCACGGCCGGGACCCTGACCGTCCGCAACGACGCGGGCATGCCGACCGCCAGCCTGTTCTACGTGGCCTATACCCTGGACGGCCAGCCGGTCGGCCGTCGGCCGATCACCTTCATGTACAACGGCGGGCCGGGCTCGCCGACGATCTGGCTGCACATGGGCGCCTTCGGTCCGGTGCGCGTCCAGACGGATTCGCCGGTGGTCGAACGCCCGGCGCCGTTCAACGTCGCCCCGAACGACATGACCCTGCTGGACAAGACCGACCTGGTCTTCATCGACATGGTCGGCGCCGGCTATTCGCGTCCGCTGGGCGAGACCCCGGGCTCGACCTTCTGGGGCGTGGACCAGGACGCGGACACCTTCACCCGCGCCATCATGCGCTACACGACCAAGTTCAACCGCTGGTCCAGCCCCAAATACGTGCTGGGCGAAAGCTACGGCACCCTGCGCACCGGCGCGGTGGCCCACCAGCTGGAAGAGCGCGGCATGGCGCTGAACGGCGTCGTCCTGCTGTCGTCGATCATGAACTACGGCGTGCGCCAGCCGGGCTATGCGCAGAACTTCATCACCTTGCTGCCGACCTATGCGGCGACGGCCTGGTATCACAACAAGGTGCCGAACCGCTCCGCCACGGTCGAGGAGCACGTCCAGCGCGCCCGCGACTTCGCCATGGGCCCCTACGCCGCCGCCCTGGCCAAGGGGCACCTGATCTCGGACGCCGAGCGCGCCCAGATCGCCCAGCAGATGAGCGAGCTGATCGGCATATCGCCGACCGTCATCGACCAGGCCAACCTGCGCCTTGAACTCAGCCCCTTTCGCAAGGAGCTGCTGCGTGATCGTCGCCAGACCATCGGCCGCCTGGACACCCGCTATCTGGGCATCGACGCCAACGCCATCGGGGGCTCGCCCGAGGAAGATCCCTCGAGCAGCGCCGTCACGGGCGCCTATTTCGGCATCTTCCGCGACTATGTGGCCACGACGCTGAACTACCGCACCGATCTGGACTATCGCCAGTCGGCGCGCGGCCTGCCGGGCTTCGATTGGGACTGGAGCCACCGTCCGCCGGTCGGCGGCCCGCAGACCACGCCGAACACGGCGGTCGACCTGGCCACGACCATGCGGCGCAATCCGCATCTGAAGGTGCTGGCGCTGAACGGCTACTACGACGCGGCCACGCCCTTCTTCAGCACGGAGTACGACCTGGCCCAGATGATGCTGGAGCCGCACCTGCGCGACAACCTCGAGTTCACCTACTACGAGGGCGGCCACATGATGTACACGAGCCGCAAGGCCCTGGAGCAGCTCTACACCGACATGGCCAAGTTCTATGACGAGACGCAGAACGGCGGCCTGCGGTAA
- the purN gene encoding phosphoribosylglycinamide formyltransferase, which yields MSVVPQSPSAKVRVAVLISGTGSNMVSLVAAGQAADAPYEVVAVVSNIAGAAGLAKAQAAGVEALTVEHRPFGKDREAHERAIDALLAERGVQVVALAGYMRLLTPWLVGRWAGRMVNIHPSLLPLYPGLNTHARALEAGDAEAGCTVHLVTEGVDEGPVLGQARVPVQAGDTPEILAERVKAAEHRLYPQALADFVRRLKP from the coding sequence ATGTCCGTCGTCCCCCAAAGTCCGTCCGCCAAGGTCCGCGTGGCCGTGCTGATCTCGGGGACCGGCTCGAACATGGTCAGCCTGGTCGCGGCGGGTCAGGCGGCCGACGCGCCCTATGAGGTGGTGGCCGTCGTCTCCAACATCGCCGGCGCCGCGGGCCTGGCCAAGGCCCAGGCGGCGGGCGTCGAGGCCCTGACGGTCGAGCATCGCCCCTTCGGCAAGGACCGCGAGGCGCACGAGCGCGCCATCGACGCCCTGCTGGCCGAACGCGGCGTGCAGGTGGTGGCCTTGGCCGGCTACATGCGGCTGCTGACGCCCTGGCTGGTGGGCCGGTGGGCCGGGAGGATGGTCAACATCCACCCGTCGCTGCTGCCCCTCTATCCGGGACTGAACACCCACGCCCGCGCCCTCGAGGCCGGCGACGCCGAAGCCGGCTGCACCGTCCACCTGGTCACCGAAGGCGTCGATGAAGGCCCCGTCCTGGGCCAGGCGCGCGTGCCGGTCCAGGCCGGCGACACCCCGGAAATCCTGGCCGAACGGGTCAAGGCGGCCGAGCACCGCCTGTATCCCCAGGCCCTGGCCGACTTCGTGCGCAGGCTCAAACCTTAA
- a CDS encoding M13 family metallopeptidase, with protein MKTRLMGAAGLALALALSAQPTLAQHAHASTAASAETPEIKPWGFDLNGRDLTVKPGDDFNEYANGTYLKITEIPADKARFGPWDTLYENAQSQLKAIIEASAANPVNANAQKVGALYASFMDEARVNQLGAQPLTADLAAIRAVKDHSGMARLMGAGHEGFGGSLFAVDVMEDLKDPNINSAYMGQGALGLPDRDYYLKADFAPQREAYVAYVTRALTAVGWPNPAQAAADIMAFETRVAEKHWTTVERRQIDKLYNPVAAADLGQTAPGFDWPAFLQGARLSDVPTLVLMENTAIPGIAQVFADAPIETLKAWQAFQTVDQASPYLSDAFVDSRFEFRGKVLRGQPENRPRWNRGVVLVDTRLGEVLGQEYVRLHFPASSKTQMEQLVANLGAAMTERLKGLDWMSEPTREQALLKMSKFGVKIGYPETWRSYDGLELTAGDLYGNVERATAFDWAWKRGKIGKPVDPLEWLMTPQTVNAYYHPMRNEIVFPAAILQSPFFDPNADMAVNYGGIGAVIGHEITHGFDDQGRKTDADGVLRDWWTPEDATRFEERAKVLGAIYDAQEPVPGMHINGDLTMGENIADLGGLLIALDAYHRSLNGRPAPVIDGLTGEQRVFLGWAQVWREKTREAALKEQLTTDPHSPGMARAATPPRNIDAWYAAFGVTPDQAEYIAPESRARIW; from the coding sequence ATGAAGACCCGCCTGATGGGCGCCGCCGGACTGGCGCTGGCCCTCGCCCTCTCGGCCCAGCCGACTCTCGCGCAACACGCCCACGCCTCGACGGCCGCCTCGGCCGAGACGCCCGAGATCAAGCCCTGGGGCTTTGACCTGAACGGCCGGGACCTGACCGTGAAGCCGGGCGACGACTTCAACGAATACGCCAACGGGACCTATCTGAAGATCACCGAGATTCCGGCCGACAAGGCCAGATTTGGCCCGTGGGACACCCTGTATGAAAACGCCCAGAGCCAGCTGAAGGCCATCATCGAGGCCAGCGCCGCCAATCCGGTCAACGCCAACGCCCAGAAGGTCGGCGCCCTGTACGCCAGCTTCATGGACGAGGCCCGCGTCAACCAGCTGGGCGCCCAGCCGCTGACCGCCGACCTGGCCGCCATCCGCGCGGTCAAGGATCACTCCGGCATGGCCCGGCTGATGGGCGCCGGCCACGAAGGCTTCGGCGGCTCCCTGTTCGCCGTCGACGTGATGGAGGATCTGAAGGACCCCAACATCAACTCGGCCTATATGGGCCAGGGCGCGCTCGGCCTGCCCGACCGCGACTACTATCTGAAGGCCGATTTCGCCCCGCAGCGCGAGGCCTATGTCGCCTACGTCACCCGCGCGCTGACCGCCGTCGGCTGGCCGAACCCGGCCCAGGCCGCCGCCGACATCATGGCCTTCGAGACCAGGGTGGCCGAGAAGCACTGGACCACGGTCGAGCGTCGTCAGATCGACAAGCTCTACAACCCGGTCGCCGCCGCCGACCTGGGCCAGACGGCGCCCGGCTTCGACTGGCCCGCCTTCCTGCAGGGCGCACGACTGTCGGACGTGCCGACCCTGGTGCTAATGGAAAACACCGCCATCCCCGGCATCGCCCAGGTGTTCGCCGATGCGCCGATCGAGACGCTGAAGGCCTGGCAGGCCTTCCAGACCGTCGATCAGGCCAGCCCCTATCTGTCCGACGCCTTCGTCGACTCGCGCTTCGAGTTCCGCGGCAAGGTCCTGCGCGGTCAGCCCGAGAACCGTCCCCGCTGGAACCGCGGCGTCGTCCTGGTCGATACCCGCCTGGGCGAGGTGCTGGGCCAGGAATACGTGCGCCTGCACTTCCCGGCCTCGTCCAAGACGCAGATGGAGCAGTTGGTCGCCAACCTCGGCGCCGCCATGACCGAACGCCTGAAGGGCCTGGACTGGATGAGCGAGCCGACGCGCGAACAGGCTCTGCTCAAGATGTCCAAGTTCGGCGTGAAGATCGGCTATCCCGAGACATGGCGCAGCTATGACGGCCTGGAACTGACGGCAGGCGACCTCTACGGCAACGTCGAGCGCGCCACCGCCTTCGACTGGGCCTGGAAGCGCGGCAAGATCGGCAAGCCCGTCGATCCGCTGGAATGGCTCATGACGCCCCAGACGGTGAACGCCTATTACCACCCCATGCGGAACGAGATCGTCTTCCCGGCCGCCATCCTGCAGTCGCCCTTCTTCGATCCGAACGCCGACATGGCGGTGAACTACGGCGGCATCGGCGCCGTGATCGGCCACGAGATCACCCATGGCTTCGACGACCAGGGCCGCAAGACCGACGCTGACGGCGTGCTGCGCGACTGGTGGACGCCCGAGGACGCAACCCGCTTCGAGGAACGCGCCAAGGTGCTGGGCGCCATCTACGACGCCCAGGAACCGGTTCCGGGCATGCATATCAACGGCGACCTGACGATGGGCGAGAACATCGCCGACCTGGGCGGACTGCTGATAGCGCTGGACGCCTATCACCGCAGCCTGAACGGCCGTCCCGCCCCGGTGATCGACGGCCTGACGGGCGAGCAGCGCGTCTTCCTCGGCTGGGCCCAGGTCTGGCGCGAGAAGACGCGCGAGGCGGCCCTGAAGGAACAGCTGACCACCGACCCGCACTCGCCGGGCATGGCCCGCGCCGCCACTCCGCCGCGCAACATCGACGCCTGGTACGCCGCCTTCGGCGTCACCCCGGACCAGGCCGAATACATCGCCCCGGAAAGCCGCGCCCGCATCTGGTAA
- a CDS encoding glycine zipper 2TM domain-containing protein has protein sequence MKTLLRLAPVIGLTALLAACGTTTEQRAATGAIGGAVAGQAIGGNTGATVAGAAIGAVAGAVTTPKKKPHE, from the coding sequence ATGAAGACGCTCTTGAGGCTCGCCCCGGTGATCGGCCTGACGGCCCTGCTGGCCGCCTGCGGCACCACCACGGAACAGCGCGCGGCCACGGGCGCCATCGGCGGCGCGGTCGCCGGTCAGGCCATCGGCGGCAACACCGGCGCAACGGTCGCGGGCGCCGCCATCGGCGCGGTCGCCGGCGCCGTCACGACGCCGAAGAAGAAGCCGCACGAGTGA
- the ndk gene encoding nucleoside-diphosphate kinase: protein MTERTFSIIKPDATRRNITGAINAVIEGAGLRIVAQRRVKLTEAQAKKFYEVHAERPFYGELVSQMIAEPVVVQVLEGDNAVAKYREVMGATNPNDAAEGTIRKLFALSIGENSVHGSDSLDNAKIEIEQFFTDADIVG from the coding sequence ATGACCGAACGCACCTTCTCGATCATCAAGCCCGACGCCACGCGCCGCAACATCACCGGCGCCATCAACGCCGTGATCGAAGGCGCCGGCCTGCGTATCGTCGCCCAGCGTCGCGTCAAGCTGACCGAAGCCCAAGCCAAGAAGTTCTACGAAGTGCACGCCGAGCGCCCCTTCTACGGCGAGCTGGTGTCGCAGATGATCGCCGAGCCGGTCGTCGTCCAGGTGCTGGAAGGCGACAACGCCGTCGCCAAGTACCGCGAAGTCATGGGCGCCACCAACCCGAACGACGCCGCCGAAGGCACCATCCGCAAGCTGTTCGCCCTGTCGATCGGCGAAAACTCGGTCCACGGTTCGGACTCGCTGGACAACGCCAAGATCGAAATCGAGCAGTTCTTCACCGACGCCGACATCGTCGGCTAA
- a CDS encoding ABC-F family ATP-binding cassette domain-containing protein, producing MLQIKNLTYNAWGREFLDDASVSLPPGSKVGLVGRNGIGKSTLFKLILGELAANGDEISLPKTARIGSVDQEHPATPVSVLDTILEADVERHDLLTRLETAEPEEMGEIWGRLIEIDADSAPSRASEILVGLGFSQDDMLRPMAEFSGGWRMRVALAAALFAEPDMLLLDEPTNYLDLEGALWLEQRLKRYPHTALIISHDRELLNGVCTHILQLSNRKLDLYTGNYDTFEKTRAEKLRLMEANKSKQDAERAHLQKFIDRFKAKASKATQAQSRVKRLEKMQRIELPPEERVAPFTLPSPERPLPPPLIRLEKANVGYEPGKPILKNLNLRMDLDDRIGLLGVNGAGKSTFAKLIAKALTIETGEFHRDGKMRVGWFHQHQIEAMDPTDTPLEIIRRAMPDASESSRRSRLAQFGLPFEKQETTVGSLSGGERARLLLNLVAMDAPHILILDEPTNHLDIDSRRALLDALNEYTGAVILITHDRSLMELVADRLWLAADGSVKPFDGDMDDYQKFVLDRAKQAGMKPSQVKHEDAAVEAPAPVAAPKAEKKKGPSPSTLRHAVKKAEDRMAQLTADLARLDDDLANAAVSDPKKLEGLTRARAKAQADLDQAEADWIAAEEALAEVA from the coding sequence ATGCTGCAGATCAAAAACCTGACCTACAACGCTTGGGGCCGAGAGTTCCTGGACGACGCCTCCGTCAGCCTGCCGCCGGGGTCCAAGGTCGGCCTGGTCGGCCGCAACGGCATCGGCAAATCGACCCTGTTCAAGCTGATCCTGGGCGAGCTGGCCGCCAACGGCGACGAAATCTCCCTGCCCAAGACCGCCCGCATCGGATCGGTTGATCAGGAACACCCCGCCACGCCCGTCAGCGTGCTGGACACCATCCTGGAGGCCGACGTCGAGCGCCACGACCTGCTGACCCGGCTGGAAACCGCCGAACCCGAGGAAATGGGCGAGATCTGGGGCCGCCTGATCGAGATCGACGCCGACAGCGCCCCCTCGCGCGCGTCTGAAATCCTGGTCGGCCTGGGCTTCAGCCAGGACGACATGCTTCGCCCGATGGCCGAGTTCTCGGGCGGCTGGCGGATGCGCGTGGCGCTGGCCGCCGCCCTGTTCGCCGAGCCGGACATGCTGCTGCTGGACGAACCGACCAACTACCTCGACTTGGAAGGCGCCCTGTGGCTGGAGCAGCGGCTCAAGCGCTATCCGCACACGGCCTTGATCATCAGCCACGACCGCGAGCTGCTGAACGGCGTCTGCACCCACATCCTGCAGCTTTCGAACCGCAAGCTGGACCTCTACACCGGCAACTACGACACCTTCGAAAAGACGCGGGCCGAGAAGCTGCGCCTGATGGAGGCCAACAAGTCCAAGCAGGACGCCGAGCGCGCCCACCTTCAGAAGTTCATCGACCGCTTCAAGGCCAAGGCCTCCAAGGCCACCCAGGCCCAGTCGCGCGTCAAGCGGCTGGAGAAGATGCAGCGCATCGAACTGCCGCCCGAAGAGCGCGTCGCCCCCTTCACCCTGCCCTCGCCCGAACGCCCCCTACCCCCGCCGCTGATCCGGCTGGAAAAGGCCAACGTCGGCTATGAGCCGGGCAAGCCGATCCTGAAGAACCTGAACCTGCGGATGGACCTGGACGACCGCATCGGTCTGCTGGGCGTCAACGGCGCGGGCAAGTCGACCTTCGCCAAGCTGATCGCCAAGGCGCTGACCATCGAAACGGGCGAGTTCCACCGCGACGGCAAGATGCGCGTGGGCTGGTTCCACCAGCACCAGATCGAGGCGATGGACCCGACCGATACGCCGCTGGAGATCATCCGCCGCGCCATGCCGGACGCCTCAGAAAGCAGCCGCCGCAGCCGTCTCGCTCAGTTCGGCCTGCCGTTCGAAAAGCAGGAAACCACCGTCGGCTCCCTGTCGGGCGGCGAGCGCGCGCGCCTGCTGCTGAACCTGGTGGCGATGGATGCGCCGCACATCTTGATCCTCGACGAACCGACCAACCACCTGGACATCGACAGCCGCCGCGCCCTGCTGGACGCGCTGAACGAATATACCGGCGCGGTCATCCTGATCACCCACGACCGCTCGCTGATGGAGTTGGTGGCCGACCGCCTGTGGCTGGCCGCCGACGGCTCGGTGAAGCCGTTCGACGGCGACATGGACGACTATCAGAAGTTCGTCCTCGACCGCGCCAAACAGGCCGGCATGAAGCCCAGCCAGGTCAAGCATGAAGACGCCGCCGTCGAGGCGCCGGCCCCCGTCGCCGCGCCCAAGGCCGAGAAGAAGAAGGGCCCCTCGCCTTCGACCCTTCGCCATGCGGTGAAGAAGGCCGAGGACCGGATGGCTCAGCTGACCGCCGATCTGGCCCGTCTGGACGACGACCTGGCAAACGCGGCCGTCAGTGACCCGAAGAAGCTGGAAGGCCTGACCCGCGCCCGCGCCAAGGCCCAGGCCGACCTGGATCAGGCCGAGGCCGACTGGATCGCCGCTGAAGAAGCCCTGGCCGAGGTGGCGTGA
- a CDS encoding DUF2164 family protein has protein sequence MSKAPPPVLTKDEMQEAAARLHAYLRDEMEVEVGRLPAEMLVEFIGRDIGRLFYNRGLRDAETVVRQKVEDVADALYGLER, from the coding sequence ATGAGCAAGGCGCCGCCGCCCGTGCTGACCAAGGACGAGATGCAGGAGGCGGCCGCCCGCCTGCACGCCTATCTCCGTGACGAGATGGAGGTCGAGGTCGGCCGCCTGCCCGCCGAAATGCTGGTCGAATTCATCGGCCGGGACATCGGCCGCCTGTTCTACAACCGCGGCCTGCGCGACGCCGAAACCGTAGTGCGCCAGAAGGTCGAGGACGTCGCCGACGCCCTCTACGGCCTGGAGCGATAG